A part of Larimichthys crocea isolate SSNF chromosome VII, L_crocea_2.0, whole genome shotgun sequence genomic DNA contains:
- the LOC104919842 gene encoding ribosomal RNA-processing protein 8, with protein sequence MFNEDEDWNDEQDARALSETVFNSSHATSSSSDAKSRVVGKKSLLRTLQTLGSVPEWKSDDHRQDSDSETEVAPSHSEKKKKKKKKKRRKRGKQAEVMGEQEENGDLDETVEEEVVTKKMKKDNKSGAPKVKTTSVSKTECAEMTKSAKVNVNNPENTEQLSRQQWKNKMKNKRKCQNKYRVQNEPEGKVNEAESAEKHKPKEEDKTDLHSNNKSDKISETPAKRKEQKAKKRTKTEEDTDISCPTQTQTLKEKQTKGAKVEKSSSNGSEQKAEEPEVDITDDHQQLPTKRPKPELSKDESLKREKLQKMLHRPEPSGRQETPAETKEEPAAPEEEVKQDRSASLRSRMEQRLDSARFRYINEVLYSTSSGEAKRMFKQDPQAFGIYHRGYTAQVQRWPANPVDGIIYYIQQKPPSLVVADFGCGDCKIARSVKNKVHSFDLAAACELVTVCDMADVPLRDGSVDIAVFCLSLMGTNLADFLAEANRVLKMGGVLKIAEVASRFENVRSFVTALANLGFKMVSKDTENTHFYAFELVKTGNAPENLKKFGLQLKPCVYKKR encoded by the exons ATGTTCAATGAGGATGAAGACTGGAATGACGAGCAGGACGCTCGAGCTCTGAGCGAGACTGTCTTCAACAGCAGCCACGCGACGAGCAGCAGCTCAGATGCCAAG TCCAGGGTTGTTGGAAAGAAGAGTCTGCTGCGGACGCTGCAGACTCTGGGATCAGTACCAGAGTGGAAAAGCGATGACCATCGACAGGACAGTGACAGCGAGACAGAAGTGGCTCCATCACacagtgagaagaagaaaaagaagaagaagaagaagaggaggaaaaggggaaaGCAAGCAGAGGTGATGGGAGAGCAGGAAGAGAACGGCGACTTAGACGAGACGGTTGAGGAGGAAGTTGTaacaaagaagatgaagaaagacaacAAATCTG gggcCCCGAAGGTGAAAACCACATCTGTGAGCAAGACAGAGTGCGCAGAAATGACAAAGTCTGCAAAAGTGAATGTAAATAACCCAGAGAATACGGAACAACTGAGCAgacaacagtggaaaaacaaaatgaaaaacaaaaggaaatgtcaaaataaatacagagtACAGAATGAGCCCGAGGGGAAAGTAAATGAAGCAGAATCCGCAGAGAAACACAAGCCAAAGGAAGAAGACAAAACTGATTTACATAGCAACAATAAGAGTGACAAAATCAGTGAGACACCAGcgaagagaaaagaacaaaaagcaaagaaaaggacaaagactgaagaggacactGATATATCGtgtccaacacaaacacagacactcaaGGAGAAACAAACTAAAGGCGCCAAAGTCGAAAAATCTTCTTCTAATGGATCCGAACAGAAAGCAGAGGAACCTGAAGTGGACATCACCGACGATCATCAGCAGCTACCTACGAAAAGACCGAAACCTGAACTGAGCAAAGACGAGAGTCTGAAAAGAGAGAAGCTCCAGAAAATGCTCCACAGACCGGAACCATCGGGCCGACAGGAGACTCCTGCGGAGACTAAAGAGGAGCCGGCGGCACCAGAAGAAGAGGTGAAACAGGACCGCTCTGCCTCCCTCAGGTCCCGCATGGAGCAGCGCCTGGATTCGGCTCGTTTCCGCTACATTAACGAAGTTTTGTACAGCACGTCGAGCGGCGAGGCGAAGCGCATGTTCAAGCAGGACCCACAGGCCTTTGGGATCTACCACAGAGGATACACGGCTCAGGTCCAGAGGTGGCCTGCCAATCCCGTGGATGGGATCATCTACTACATCCAACAGAA ACCTCCCTCTCTCGTGGTTGCAGACTTCGGTTGCGGCGACTGTAAAATAGCGCGCAGCGTGAAGAACAAAGTTCACAGCTTCGACCTGGCCGCTGCCTGCGAGCTCGTGACAGTCTGTGACATGGCTGAC GTCCCGCTGCGTGACGGCTCCGTGGACATCGCTGTGTTCTGCCTTTCTCTCATGGGAACCAACCTGGCAGATTTCCTAGCAGAGGCCAATCGTGTCTTAAAGATGGG GGGCGTCCTTAAAATAGCAGAAGTGGCGAGTAGGTTCGAAAACGTGCGGAGCTTCGTCACTGCGCTGGCTAATCTGGGATTCAAGATGGTGTCCAAG GACACCGAGAACACTCATTTCTACGCCTTTGAATTAGTGAAGACGGGAAACGCTCCAGAAAATCTGAAGAAATTTGGACTGCAGCTGAAGCCGTGTGTCTACAAGAAAAGATGA